The segment TTTAATTTCAGACCAGCATTCCAGACTCCCCCTCCAGTTTGCGGTTTCCATTCCTTAGTGTCATTCCTTAGGTGATCTAATCAGTAGAGCCATCTACCATAGTACTTGCTAGATGATTGGCGTGTTCAAGGCTATATACAAGGTTTGTGCCGTTTTATTTTTCCGCAAAGgaaagacaaaataataaactgGGATCCGCGAGCGTTGATTAGAAGTATTTAGTAAGATAGTGTTTAGGATTATGCTTCTGATTTTGGAAGAGCGGATATTCATTTCTACTTTTCAACTTCATTTGTGCAATGCAACCTACTGTGTATCATTCAAGCTGAATTTGTTCTTCTAGGCGGCGATGGGTTGAATTCCGATTGGACTGTGCCTGGATTGACTGAACAAACAAGTTGTATGACATAATCAGTCTCTTTTTAATCTAGAACCGTCAATGAAGAGAACATGGTTTGCCCGATATGCCAAAGCAGCAACAAACCCGGTGAAAACACTACCATATTATCCGAGAAAGGAGTCGATGCCGTGAATAACGCAAGCAAAGAAAGAGGTAGTAGCATAGCTGTGACGACTGGAAATGAAATCCACACCGCGTGTCGTCGTAACATCTGTGACAGACGTCGGATCGACAAAGAAAAGAACGCTCAAAGAAAACTTGGGCAGAAAGAAACGGTTGCAGCCTCCCCCCACCAGATCTTCAGCTCTACGCTTTTATTTGTCGAAGAACTGCCTATTCTGTGGTCGAGCAGTGAAATTATGCAAGATCATAAGTCGTGAATTCGCTGAAGCTTATGCAGTACGAACTCATAGCTCCGACTATTCAAATAGCGTAATGTGTAAAAGCAGGAACGATCAGTGGAACATGACAGTGCTTGGTCGGATAAATTCAAAGACTTCTGACCTTCATGCAGAGGATGCCATTTATCATCAAATATGCTCAGTGAACTTCAGGACAGGAAAAGAGATTCCACAAAAATTCAGTGGTCAAGAAGAAGTGAGTGACACGTGCCTCCAACAAAGAAATGGAAGGAAAGACCACGCGATAGTGCAAGAAAAGCCGCTCTCGAAGAAGCGCTTCGGTGCTATGCCAACAGTGAAGAACCGGTACCTCAGACGATCATTTCAAGAAAGATGGCTCATATTCTCTCTGAAACCGACTGTGACAGTTTGGCCTACAGCTTTCGTCaagcgaaggattttctagtcAGTGAGTATTGCGAACAAGTGGTTGTGTCCAATTCAAATGGGAAAGAGACACTCATAACATTTAGAGATACAGTTGACAGGATATTACGAGAATTTCACCAAGAGGAAAAAGCAGATAGTGAAAACGGAGAAAGGGATCAGCTCATCAAAGTCGTTGGAAAGATAATAAGAAGTGAAATCAAATCCATTACGACAAGCAAGGATTCCTACCAATTTCCTAACGAAATACCGTGAGTAGAGAAGTGTTTGAACTTCGTGTGCCCACATCTTTGTCTATTGCTTTCATCGATAGGGGTTGACACGCCTTGTCTAATGTGTTCTATCGGACAGGCTATAATGCAGGCATGCAGGCCACGTGGTTTAATGTCTCCTGTACAAATAGGACTGGCTTCGCAGCTGTATCACAATTTCTCGTCCCCATTTTTATTTGACACACTGCACAATCTTGGTTTCTACTCTTCGTACTTAGAGgtaaaaaaatttgagagatGTGCAGCAGTAAATCAAACGTTGTTGGAAGAATCCGAAGAGaatgcatatttttttcagtacttAGGAGACAACGTCGATCATGCTATTGCTACAATCGACGGCCTGAATACCTTTCATGGAATGGGACTTATTGAAGTGTCTACACCTGAGTTGCCGGCAACGGAGCTTTCAGTGCCAAGAAAAGAAGTAAGTGGAGATGAGATGAAGTCTATCGGCACCGTGCTGTTCTACACCTATCAAAAGTCGCAACCAAGGACTTTTGTTTGCTTGACAAACAGTGGTGACACTCATGACAGTGAATGTGAAGTTGAAAGGCTCAGGCACATCTCTGGCTCTTTCAGAAGCTCATACATGAGCTGGTCGGCCTTTATGGGGTCAATACACCAAAAGCTACCTCATCCGGGAAACTCGAATATTCGTTATTTGCCAATGATTGACCACAATCCAAGCGATATCTCCTGTGTCTATTCTACACTTATAAATACTAACGAGCGCGCTAGTCGAGCTGGAAAAACTCTAGTCATTACCTTTGACCAACCGCTTTACTAGAAGGCGAAGTGTATCGTCGATGCAGAGCCTGCCGCAAGTGCTTTAAGAAATGGTATTGTTGTCCTAGGTGGATTTCACACACGCATGAGTTTCCTAGAAGCCATTGGCTTCCTTAAGGCTGACTCGAGACTTTTGAAAATCCTAATTCAAGTATACACGCCTAACACTGTGCATAGTATGTTACAAGGCAAAGCTGTCTCTCATGTTGTGCGAGGCCATGGTCTGTTGCAGGTAGCCCTTCATGCGAACCTTTTATCATCAGAACTGGATAATAGAGCATTTGATGGCAATGACATGCTACCAGAATCccttaaaaaggcaaaacagGCGTACGAGTCGCTCCTTGAAGGAGATACCATCGACGAAGTGCAGGTGTTAGAAGCAGCAGAGTTTATCTATGAAATAGTTCAAAGTGCAAAAGAAAGATTATTTGAGTCCAGAACTGCCCGTCTTTGGTTTCAGTATCTGGACCTACTTGGAATCCTGAGAAAGAACTTGAAAGCTGAACGAAGTCGCTACCTTGAGCTTTATCTAGAGTCGTTGTTGGAAATGCTTCCTTACTTTGCTGCTTCCGGACACAATTTTTACACGAAGTCTACTTGGATGTTCGTGCAGTCCAAGTTTCAGTTGAGGAAAGACAACCCAGAGCAGTCCAGAACGTTACAAGAGTACCTGTTCATCCGAAGAACTGACAACCACTGGGCGGCACTTTCTCCTGATTTGGTGATCGAACAGACGTTAATGAGAAGTATGAAAACGAGTGGCGGTCTGACGAGAGGTAGAGGCATGACTGAATTTCAGCGGACAATTTGGACATCTGCTATACCTACTTTGGTTCTCGTTAACGAACGCATGCAGAATCTGACTGGCCTCGCGGAGTTTAATGTTGAAAATCACGCAGAAGCGATATCTTCGAGGAGAGCTAGAGATCTGGCGGACATCGAAAAAATATTTCGATACATTGAGCCTCTAGAACCCTTCAGGCCAGATTCACAGCTGTTGAGCGTGGTTACTGGTTTCCGCGCTTCATCATCTGTAAACACAGACGATGCCAAATCTGTGGGAGAAACCATTCTGAAGGATATGGAAGCGAAAGACGTTGAGAGATATGTTTTCAGGAGAAAGGAGAAAGCTGTAACTCTGGCTGAAAAGTCATCCGTGGAGATAGATTGCGAGAGGGTActagtcaacccagctctaatcTTCCAACGTCTAGCCGCAGTGGCTAGCACCAGTGGTTCTGACTTGAACGAGGTTCTGTCGTTCGAGCTCTGTAGTTTTCCACCATCGCTCATTAGTTCGTTTGAGGTGACGAGGACAGCTGACAAAGCCTCTCTAACAAATGCACTGATGAAAATTGAGGAGCTCGATGGTCCAGTGACTCTGAGGTGCCAAGATCTTACGTAGATTATGTCACAAGACATTTCGGCCAAGCAGCGGTAGTTTTTTACTCTTACACTGATACACCGACGATGAAGAACTGCACACAACTGAAGAGAACCATAGGCTTGTCGTGTCCAACGATTCAATTCTCTCCTAACATGAAGACTGTCAAAAGTAAGGAAGAATACTTCATCAACCTACATGCTGAGAGGCTGGCAAACTGAGGATGCAAAGTTCTACAAACTCAGGATGATGCCGATGTCTTAGTTGTACAAACTGCAGTCACTTGCGCTGAGACTTCGTCGACCACTTTGATTGGGAATGATACCGACCTATTAGTCCTTCTGCTGTACCATACCAAGCTTGATGCATGTGATATCTTTATGCAGACAGACACACATGGAAATAACGGACGAGTGTACGACATACAAAGGATCAAGAATAAACTAGGAACCGAAGCAGCAGAAAATATACTCGGTTTCCACGTAATGTCTGGCTGCGATACAACATCTAGACTTCAAGGCATAGGGAAACCAACTGTGGTTTCCTTGTCACTAAAAGATGGGATTTTTAAAGATGCTTGCAAGACCTCCAGGCTTGATGCTTGCAACCACCAGGAGATCGCCGAAGCTGGAGAGAAAGCTTTGCTCCGCATCTACAATGCGGAAAAGCAATGAGAAGACTCTGAAAGATGTTCGGGTGGGAGAATTTACAATGCAGGTTACAAGTGCAATTTCTTTTGTTCAGGCAGAGCGGCTTCTGCCGACTTTAGCTGCCGCAAAGTACCACTTTTACAGGTGCTATTTGCAAATAATGGAGTGGCAAAACGCGTCCGATTCGCTAAAGCCCGAAGAGTGGGGTTGGTGCCTCTCTTCGTCACGGAACATGTATCTTCCCATAATGACGGATGCTTCACCAGCACCAGAGAACCTGCTGAAGATGGTGCGGTGCCAGGGCACCAGCGGGTGCGAGTCGCTCAAATGTAGCTGCCGTCGGAACGGTTTGCCCCACAGCTTTGCCTGCGGGGAGTGTAAAGGGGCGTTATGAGCTAACGCTGCAGCAAGACAGGATGACGATGATAACGAGGACGAGCAGGAAGAAGAATTAGCTTTAGGttgtgctttaaaatcaaaatgttcttGTGAATAATTTACCTGAgttctaaacgttttttttttttataactgattGATCTGAAGTTTTGATCTCGATTAAAGAAgttgtttttcaagatgttaTACTTAGCAATCCCTCATATTACAGACCCCTTAGAGGTGGAAATGaggtaaatagtttttttaaaaaaacctgCTTTTTGACCTTATATCTGGCAATACGGTactttatttgatataaaactATCTTTTAGCCACAGGAATCCGGCAAATAATGACCTGCGtaatttaccccctcccccccccgttCCGTGAAGGTGAAAATTGATACTGGGGTAGGGAAGACTTGATTTCTGACGTCGGATTCGGATTCGTCATGCCTGATCTGATAGAAAACGACCActtaaatccaaaaatacatCCAAATAGAAATTTCGATTTCCCCCCTTATTTCTCCACTTCAAGGAGGGGAAGGGGTTCGGGTAGTTGTGCATTGGGgattcggggggatttttttatgtgattaagctgatttttctgaacattttggtgtaaaaaaaaaaaatctgctgcAATTTCCCCGAGGTCAAACTGTATTTTTCCTCCACTAAAACCGCGTGGTTTTTCCTACGGAGATAATCACAGGTTTTATCACAGAGATTGAATAATATTCTCATTTGAAAACCATGTAATTCGtataaatatgtaaaacaaATACCTTCAGTTGATATTCAAAGCCATGATTTAGCTGTGACTGCAaatgtttcttcaaaaataaatccAGCTGAAAGACGCTGCATTTTCCGTATTActagatttttcttctaactgGAATCTATCTGTAAAACTGTACGGTTTCCCGCATTGTTGAATGGCACCTTCATTTCTTCCGCCCCAATTATAGCATCCATTCACACGGGACTTGAATCCAGTCTTCATTTGGTATTTTCTACAAAAGGTAAACGTGGTGGAAAAGGGAACAACTTCGGTTTCTTTTTCTGCTAATACATAGAAACGGAAGGGAATATCAGTCtacattattaaagaattaacATTTTCTATTCCGTTTTGCATAAAATGCTAAATGGAGACTGACTTTTTGGTGTAGCTACATTCGGGCCTAGGGTCAAAGTATCTGCGCTCAAATTTTTATCAAGCAGTATTGATAATTGTGACTATGGCGACGTACAATGCAAATTACAACTAATGTAAAAAGCCGAAAATAAGGGTCAAGATTTCAATCAGTCACCAGCACCCATTACGtagtttcttgaaaaaaaagagcaaaacaaCGGAGCAGGAATCCGAAGTGTACAACCCCGCCCCTAATATCTCTTCCTGATTATGGATACCATTGTACGAACTTGAGTTACGGTTAGTGGCCACCCACATGAGCTTAGGTGCCATTACAGTGGCGGTCGGTTCTAGACTTTTCCGCTCATACGGAGTGTTCTCTCTAGACAAAACTAGCGTGGATATGATTTCACTAAGTCATTGCCGCAGTAGTGACTGTTCCTAAGCCCCGTGTAATCGACCACTTCAAGAGAGGAAGAACAGAGCAAGACATAGTGTTTGCTTGTGCTGAAGACATGCAATGTCCCAAAAACGTAAAATAAGTGAGCGACAGGAAAAATAACATTAACTATTTGTATACAGGTCATAATCACAATTGACAAGTAGTGTCGGttaatgttttgtttcttttatcaaTGAATTAGCTTTTcacaaatagtaaaaaaaaaagaaaaaaaaaacactgggaCAGGGATACTGGTGAGGCTGCCTTTTCTGGGGTGGCATTTTTTACGATCTTTAGCTATTCTTGTATTTGAGgatttaaattcattgatatGACAGTGATGCCGGCTTTCTATATTTCGTATGTGCACTGCAACAGAACAGCAGCCGTTGGCTCCTCCAGACGAATGTGATTGTCGGTTTTCATGTTTTGCAACTCACTGAATAGTCTCTTGGCCGCAACATTGCAAAGGAAAGGTTCAATGACAATTGGATACGCATTTTGAGGTGGGGAAATCGAACATCTTCAAGATCATTCTTCAGGTCAAATGTGCACCCCAGTATTATTTACTGACGCATGTTTGGCATCCTCATTTTCTGGGAAATAGATCATGACTTGGCGTCGCTAGTGTGCATCACTGTGTGCTTTATCCTATCCGAGCATGCCAACTTTGTCAAGATACGTTGATAGAGTTCTAAAGCCCCTATCTCAGGCAAACTTTGGCACCAACACTTTGGCAAGTTCAAAAATAGCATCTTGAAAGTTGAATGGTACTTTCGTTTGGGCTTAAAGTCAGTTTAAAAGTCTAATAGCTCTTTAAACCAAATCCAATTCTATGGGCTTGACATATGGATCACTCACGAGCAAAGCCAAGCTGCCACTTGCTTCCGTGTCCTGATTGACTTGTCGAAGTGGAGATGTTCCCATTCCTTTTTTCATCGCTTCTTGGTAGCCTATGCTTAAAATAGTCCTTGTGCAGGACAAGTTCATAAAGTTACTGGCGAAGGTTCTCACTAGCTATTTTGCTTCTTGTCTTATCCGACAAAACAAGTCATCCTCGGTCTGGAGCGAACAAGTAAAGTTGTTGAACAGGTCTAGTGCGTAAGACACAAACTCAAGTTGTTTTCATCAGGAGGTTCTGAAGTGTTTCTAAAGCCTTATCATGACAATGAGTTTGACGTTCAAAAACCACATTTGTGAAATATAGCTTCAAGGCTGTCCATCTCTTAAGCAGACTTTTCACGCAACTTTCAAACGAAAGACACCTTGTTTACCTGGTGAGGGCGTCTTATGTGATTCGAGGTTTTAAAATGCTTAGAACTCCTTCAAGGCTCTCGCTCACCTAGCAATCATGCTGGAATAGGAGTAGAAAATCCTAGAGAGATGTTCTAAACCAACAGAGAATTTcactttgaattttgttttcttcatacAGCGTTCAAAATGAAATCTTCAGTTTGAGTTTCAAAAATCCCGAATATCTCAGTTCCAAATATGAAGTCTCTAGATATGTCAATTATTTCTGGAAAATCCCCTTGTCCCCTTTAGAAAAAAAGTCCCACGGAATGCCTAGAAATCTCGCAAGAAGGCATAAATGCCAGAAAGCACACTGCTCTAGCACAGTCGTCCGTGCCTTCTTACGAAGAAGAGCGTGAAGTTctaaaaacgaattaaaagtgCCCAGCCGAACAAAAGTGAGATAGTACTTTTATGAGATAGTTGAATTGTGTTGAAGCTTAAACATTTAACTGTGAAACTACTTTAATTTCTTCATCGCACCTATATTTCTCGACATTTCGAAAACCAACTAAATCATCATCATTCTAAAGTAAAAGATTATCCTCGACGGGGCCACCACAACCCCACTacgatctcaatgaaatttcatttgcATTTGGAATGCATCTTAATAAAGGACACTCAAAACTAGTcctcaaaaaatcaaaatttcaaagaattcaaaaaaataatttgcttcGAACTAGAATAGAATATAGGCGTATTCATCAAAGCAGACACTTCTAGATAATACTGGCTGATCACGCTCTACGAATCCCAGATTCCAAGTTCCAGCCCCCCAAAAGATGTTATGCCCCTCGTTAAGAGCCCCCCACCCACCCAATGGTTTGAAATTTCATGGATAGGCTCCCCCCAAAAAGAGTGAAGTCAGCTATACAAACAAAGAAATCCATCGCTTTACCGaagtatttaataataaaaaaaaaataaaataaaaatgagccTAAAAAATCACATACACCACGAACTCGAAGCTTCTGGTGTGACAGCATACCTTTCAATTGAGTCTTTATACTTTATTTTGAGGTCACCAGCATAAACCATACAGCCTTTTTCCACAAAGTCGGGGCCAAAGTGTTTCAAAATCACCAAGTCTGCTTTTTGGCCCCAGTAAACAACATCAGTGTGAAAAGATATATCTTTAGAGCTGATATTACACTCTTGTCCACACACAAATTTAACATCAGGAACCACGAACTGAAGTCCTTGCTCCATGTCACTGACTATAATGTCAAAAACAGATACCTTGGGTCGTTCACTGAGGCGTCTAGGAGTCAAACTCCTTTCAGGCCGTTCTACAACAATACTGTCTTCTTCGATAATAAACATTTCGTCACTGATGCTATCGCGACGACTACTGGGCATACTATCATCACTAGATTCACTGAAACTACATCTTTCTgtatataagcattttccagtGAGTTCGTAAGAAGAACCGTCTTTGCCTTGTAAATTTCCTCTAAAAGACGAGCAATCCGGTTGGAAGCAGAGTAAGGCCATTCCTTCAAGGAAAACCAATTCACTACTTAGGTCAATATCTAAGTGCCTAAACTTAGATCTGTTCACACGACcaaatcttggtttgtaggacgtcatctaaaaataaaaatcattaggAAAACATCTAGCCAAGCATGGCTATagaaagataaaatttaaatatgacTCTAGTTTATTGCTTCATTTTCCTTCTTATTGAGAATTACAAATGAGTATTAGTTAAATTATAAACATGTTCCATATATTATGCTATTGGCCTTAAAGCTTAGATTCCAAAGCTTAGACAACACAAGATAcctagatttttgttttattccagGCAAATGTACATTGGTAGGGCCTTTGGTTTCTACCCCTTATCAACAAAAACAactcaaagtttaaaaaaacattcttgTTCATGTGTTTCATGTAACTCATCAAGCTTTTTCCAgattcacccccccccaaaaaaaaaaaatactgcgtAATTGCCAGGTTTATTCATGCACAATTTTTGAGCTCCATTACAACAGAATTGTTTGTTATGAACAAACAACTGGCATCATTAATGTCAAACCGAATCGGCTGAAGAGAAAATTCAGCGGAAGTATTGCAAAGCCAGGGACAATTATTGCATACTATGCTCGGTGGGCACAGAACAACAGATTAACATGGGGGAGTCTTAACTTTTGACACAACGAACTATTATCGGACTATTAATGCTGGATTTTATTGTTTGACAAGTTTatcccaccccccaaaaattaCTGAACCAGCTGTATAAAAAAACGATGTAGGGGGTAATATTTCAGGGGCGAAGGTGCATTTAGCCCGCCACTTTTTTCCTTATGCGTAGCAACTTTCAAATTTTGCGTTTTTCTGAGAAGGTAggccacggatgcgtgtttagtttttgctgttttttctttttttgccagggTGATCACGTCAAAATAATGGATTCATATTATCAAAAACGAAGTGGTTCGAATGAAAATTctaagttctagcgccctttttaagcaacaaaagCGATGGTGCCACAGTAAGGTACTGCTCTGccattttttgcttctttttgcaacaaaacaacaacttcGGCTCGAATTCGGAGAagtagcgctttactgaaaactaagcttgCTGGAGTTTTTAAAGATTCGTAATTCTATAATGAAATTTGTTGATTTCGTGACTGGTAAAGGCCAACAGCCTACTTACTAGGTTTTTTCTgctcataattttgtttctttgcgtTGGTTTTGCGTTTTCAGTTAAGCGCTATTTGTTCCAAAAACCTATAAACAAGGGAAAATATCATGAGCCAGGTTATTTTccacagtttttcaaaaatatgttgcaTAAACTGCGAAGctgtaattttgttaattttaagttacaacttcgctctttactttcattagaaaaactATGTTAACAAAATCAATTAAACATGTGATAACAGAAATATCATGAACCCGATCTTATCAATACGACTGAAGGAAgggaatatgcaaatttattttcaaggatTGGTTCACGACAATGTATTGgcatgtatttttcaaaacctaggggagggggcaattttgttgttttattttcgaTTCTTTCCAATGaacataccaaaaaaaaattttttttcgacgaaggataggcctatatatttttttttttaatctaagggGATAAAGAAATATAGGGGGTTAATTCCCCTGCCCGTACCAATCGCCCAACTGACGCCCCTGCCCAAGTATTTAACAAATGCATCGACACGTGCTCATTCACTCGCTCTTTAATTAGGGAAGAGGGGTCTTCTGTGGTGGGTTAAAAATGCGAATCAGGCGTATTTTTAGCCAAAAATTGTTGCAGGGTGTTTCTATAGACCAATGTCAGGAAGGAGTTTCTCCTATTCCCCTCCTCTCCTCTGCGAAGTTATGAATAAGTTTACATAGCATGACAATAGAGTCAGTAAAGTGCAAGGGAAAACTCATCTGGGATTTCCACGAATACCAAGGCACAAGGCACAGAGATAGAACTGAAGACAAAGACAGACTTGTCATACTGGAGCTAAAAAGACTTCCACCTTGTGACGCCAATGATTCCCCGTCGATAAAATACAGAAGAACTTTCATAATTTATTCTGCTTTGATACATACAAATAAGTTAAACAAGCgattttaaaatcataatttaAGATAGATCGAGCTGACATAAGGTACATAGTTACGTGAGTAGACACAGCCAAGATTAAAAATCCAAAAGCGTTTTTCTTCGCCTGTAACttcctttttgtttgttttcataaCCCCTTCagaatataaaatatacg is part of the Artemia franciscana chromosome 1, ASM3288406v1, whole genome shotgun sequence genome and harbors:
- the LOC136029649 gene encoding uncharacterized protein LOC136029649 isoform X2, translating into MRSFSKMTSYKPRFGRVNRSKFRHLDIDLSSELVFLEGMALLCFQPDCSSFRGNLQGKDGSSYELTGKCLYTERCSFSESSDDSMPSSRRDSISDEMFIIEEDSIVVERPERSLTPRRLSERPKVSVFDIIVSDMEQGLQFVVPDVKFVCGQECNISSKDISFHTDVVYWGQKADLVILKHFGPDFVEKGCMVYAGDLKIKYKDSIERYAVTPEASSSWCM
- the LOC136029649 gene encoding uncharacterized protein LOC136029649 isoform X3, yielding MTSYKPRFGRVNRSKFRHLDIDLSSELVFLEGMALLCFQPDCSSFRGNLQGKDGSSYELTGKCLYTERCSFSESSDDSMPSSRRDSISDEMFIIEEDSIVVERPERSLTPRRLSERPKVSVFDIIVSDMEQGLQFVVPDVKFVCGQECNISSKDISFHTDVVYWGQKADLVILKHFGPDFVEKGCMVYAGDLKIKYKDSIERYAVTPEASSSWCM
- the LOC136029649 gene encoding uncharacterized protein LOC136029649 isoform X1 yields the protein MYFGDTELNSPIKFLPSSRITVQGYISFTMFTIFGFGWVQPKYFPGKFEMTSYKPRFGRVNRSKFRHLDIDLSSELVFLEGMALLCFQPDCSSFRGNLQGKDGSSYELTGKCLYTERCSFSESSDDSMPSSRRDSISDEMFIIEEDSIVVERPERSLTPRRLSERPKVSVFDIIVSDMEQGLQFVVPDVKFVCGQECNISSKDISFHTDVVYWGQKADLVILKHFGPDFVEKGCMVYAGDLKIKYKDSIERYAVTPEASSSWCM